The region GCAAGGCCGGCGCGCGGCAGGTATGCTATGGCGGCAACGGCGCACAGACGCCGATCCCATACCCATGGTTTTCATAACGGAGACAATATGCGTTTCGGCATTCGCCTTGCCCTGCCCCTACTCTGCGCGCTCGGTCTGAGCACCGGCGCCCACGCCGCCGATGAATGGCCCGCCGGCAAGCCCATCACCTACGTCGTGCCCTTCGCGCCTGGCGGCGCGACCGACGTGATCGGCCGTATCGTGGCCACCAAGCTCGGCCCCATCCTCGGCACCAGCATCGTGGTGGAAAACCGGCCCGGCGCGGGCGGCAATATCGGCTCCGAATACGTCGCCAAGGCCAAGCCGGACGGCTACACCCTGGTCGGCGGCACCATCAGCTCGCACTCCATCAACGGCAGCCTGTACCGCAACATGCCGTACGACATGGTGAAGTCCTTCGTGCCGGTGGCGCTGACGGGCAAGCTGGGCAACGTGCTGGTGGTTCCCGCCGAAAGCCCCTACAAGTCCATCGACGACGTGCTGGCGGCAGCCCGCAAGACGCCTGGCCACCTCAGCTACGGCTCGGCCGGCAACGGCACCTCGCAGAACCTGTCGGGCGAACTCTTCAAGTCCATCGCCAAGGTCGACATCATGCACGTGCCCTTCAAGGGCAGCGGCCCCGTGCTGCAAGCGCTGCTGGGCAACCAGCTTTCCATGGCCTTCGACAACATCCCGCCCACCTTGCCCTTGATCAAGTCCGGCAAGATCCGCGCGCTGGCGGTGACGTCGGCCAAGCGCGATCCCAATCTGCCCGACGTGCCCACCTTGCAGGAAGCGGGCTTGAAGGACTACGAGATCGTGTCCTGGCAAGCCGTGTTCGCCCCGGCCGGCACGCCCGCGCCCATCGTCAACCGCCTGTCGACGGAGATCCTCAAGATCCTGCAGCAGCCTGACGTGAAGGAAAAATTCGCCGGCATGGCGATCGACGGTTCGGGCATGGATTCCGCCCAGCTGGCCGCCTTCCAGAAATCGGAAGTGGCCAAGTGGCATGACCTGATCAAGAAGGCGAACATCCAGACGGAATGATCTGGCCAAGCGGCAAGCGTCCGCCGCATGCCAACGACAAAAGCGTCCCCCTCGGGGACGCTTTTTACTTTGATGCGGACAGGAAAAAGGCCTTAATGCAGTTGCCGCGGGATGATGGGCTCATCCGGCTCGGCCAGCGTCTGCACCCCCACCGTCCCCAGCAGCGGTTCGGACGTGGCCCGCACGCGGCGGCGCGCCACCGCCGTGGGATCGGCGGCGGACAACCCGGCCACGGTGGCCATGCCGCCATCGCCGCGGAAGGCCACGGACATCGCATCCACCACGGAGCGCAGATCGCGCAGGCGGTGGAACTGGCCACGCAGCCAGCGCGAATCGTTGCCCGACTTCAACGCATCCTCGCGCAGCGAACCCAGCATCTCGCTGGTGCCCA is a window of Bordetella sp. N DNA encoding:
- a CDS encoding tripartite tricarboxylate transporter substrate binding protein, producing the protein MRFGIRLALPLLCALGLSTGAHAADEWPAGKPITYVVPFAPGGATDVIGRIVATKLGPILGTSIVVENRPGAGGNIGSEYVAKAKPDGYTLVGGTISSHSINGSLYRNMPYDMVKSFVPVALTGKLGNVLVVPAESPYKSIDDVLAAARKTPGHLSYGSAGNGTSQNLSGELFKSIAKVDIMHVPFKGSGPVLQALLGNQLSMAFDNIPPTLPLIKSGKIRALAVTSAKRDPNLPDVPTLQEAGLKDYEIVSWQAVFAPAGTPAPIVNRLSTEILKILQQPDVKEKFAGMAIDGSGMDSAQLAAFQKSEVAKWHDLIKKANIQTE